The Williamsia sp. DF01-3 genome has a window encoding:
- a CDS encoding DUF4262 domain-containing protein — protein MSDHAAAVRGLPRWHRDPRVNATISKIRAHGWAVTAVSEECECNSPECEPPDCSFAYTTGLGLHSLPELVVYGLDARTSGSVLNELGNLLHRYEWTDIVDQSVDVPLQSIDVPVRLIELIDKDDLIITNELFPDSPALQVVWPDEYGQHPWEEGYALRPEHQLLKGVLPSDDNRPRGPRVITPHTGPNRAQRRHKQRRKNRP, from the coding sequence ATGTCCGACCACGCCGCAGCCGTCCGAGGACTTCCACGCTGGCACCGCGATCCGCGAGTGAACGCCACCATTTCGAAGATCCGTGCCCACGGCTGGGCCGTCACAGCCGTGAGCGAAGAGTGCGAGTGCAACTCACCCGAGTGCGAACCACCCGACTGCTCGTTCGCCTACACAACCGGCCTCGGCCTGCATTCACTACCCGAACTCGTCGTGTACGGGCTCGACGCCAGGACAAGCGGTTCGGTGCTGAACGAACTCGGCAACTTGCTCCACCGCTACGAGTGGACCGACATCGTCGACCAGAGTGTCGACGTGCCACTGCAATCGATCGATGTCCCTGTCCGCCTCATCGAGCTGATTGACAAGGACGATCTGATCATCACAAACGAACTGTTCCCCGATTCGCCTGCGCTGCAGGTCGTTTGGCCGGACGAGTATGGGCAGCACCCGTGGGAGGAGGGTTACGCGCTGCGCCCCGAACACCAGCTACTCAAGGGCGTCCTGCCGAGCGATGACAACCGGCCGCGGGGCCCGCGAGTCATCACCCCACACACAGGACCGAACCGAGCCCAGCGACGTCACAAGCAGCGACGCAAGAACAGACCCTGA
- a CDS encoding helix-turn-helix transcriptional regulator, whose product MTVEDVHPGRTPDAGGQADSVVVPTLSPREVEVLLAWFAADSKVEAAASLFITPATVSTHITRIRGKYDLVGRPARTKAQLLARAIQDGYTHLDDW is encoded by the coding sequence ATGACAGTCGAAGATGTGCATCCGGGGCGCACTCCCGACGCGGGGGGTCAGGCGGATTCGGTGGTTGTACCCACCCTGTCGCCACGGGAGGTAGAGGTGCTCCTGGCCTGGTTTGCCGCCGACTCCAAAGTCGAGGCGGCGGCATCGCTGTTCATCACGCCGGCCACTGTCAGCACCCACATCACCCGGATCCGGGGCAAATACGATCTTGTCGGCCGACCGGCCCGTACAAAAGCGCAGCTGCTCGCGCGGGCAATCCAAGACGGGTACACGCACCTCGACGACTGGTGA
- the rplX gene encoding 50S ribosomal protein L24, translated as MKVHKGDTVIVVSGKDKGAKGKVIEAYPQRSRILVEGVNRIKKHTSASQNQRGASSGGIVTQEAPIHVSNVMVVDSDGTPTRIGYRTDDNGKRVRISRKNGKDI; from the coding sequence ATGAAGGTTCACAAGGGCGACACCGTGATCGTCGTGTCCGGCAAGGACAAGGGCGCCAAGGGCAAGGTCATCGAGGCCTACCCGCAGCGCAGCCGCATCCTCGTCGAGGGCGTCAACCGCATCAAGAAGCACACCTCGGCCTCGCAGAATCAGCGTGGCGCATCCTCGGGCGGCATCGTCACCCAGGAAGCCCCCATCCACGTCTCGAACGTGATGGTCGTCGATTCCGACGGCACCCCGACGCGCATCGGCTACCGCACCGACGACAACGGCAAGCGCGTGCGCATTTCCCGCAAGAACGGGAAGGACATCTGA
- the rplE gene encoding 50S ribosomal protein L5, with translation MSTTEKIQPRLKLRYREEIKDALNKEFAYDNVMQIPGVVKVVVNMGVGDAARDAKLINGAIKDLELITGQKPEVRRARKSIAQFKLREGMPIGARVTLRGDRMWEFLDRLVSIALPRIRDFRGLSDRQFDGNGNYTFGLNEQSMFHEINIDNIDRPRGMDITVVTTATNDDEGRALLRQLGFPFKDPNVKDN, from the coding sequence ATGAGCACAACTGAGAAGATCCAGCCGCGACTGAAGCTTCGCTACCGCGAAGAGATCAAAGACGCGCTGAACAAAGAGTTCGCCTACGACAACGTCATGCAGATCCCCGGCGTCGTCAAGGTCGTGGTCAACATGGGTGTCGGCGACGCCGCCCGTGACGCCAAGCTGATCAACGGTGCCATCAAGGACCTGGAACTGATCACCGGTCAGAAGCCAGAAGTTCGCCGGGCCCGCAAGTCGATCGCACAGTTCAAGCTGCGTGAAGGCATGCCCATCGGCGCCCGCGTCACCCTGCGTGGCGACCGCATGTGGGAGTTCCTCGACCGCCTCGTGTCGATCGCACTTCCGCGTATCCGTGACTTCCGTGGCCTGAGCGATCGCCAGTTCGACGGCAACGGCAACTACACCTTCGGTCTCAACGAGCAGTCGATGTTCCACGAGATCAACATCGACAACATCGACCGTCCGCGTGGCATGGACATCACCGTCGTCACCACCGCGACCAACGATGACGAAGGTCGGGCACTGCTGCGTCAGCTCGGCTTCCCGTTCAAAGACCCCAACGTGAAGGACAACTGA
- a CDS encoding VOC family protein — MSVADGPIFQVAWVVADIDAAEKEFTDRYGVRSWLRIPDVAFGPGSCSYRGAPADYSIHVSLGYAGGQQLELIQPVSGVNLYTEFLDAHGPGLHHIAWLPDDFDAAIADLKAAGTQILQDGVFEGVGMEFAYIGGGPIGSYVELMKLSDDMRAMFDGLIPDGHTNPWQRTGD; from the coding sequence GTGAGCGTTGCCGACGGGCCGATCTTTCAGGTCGCGTGGGTGGTGGCCGACATCGACGCCGCCGAAAAGGAGTTCACCGACCGCTACGGTGTCCGATCGTGGTTGCGCATCCCGGACGTGGCATTCGGCCCCGGCTCGTGCTCCTACCGCGGCGCACCCGCCGACTACTCGATCCACGTGTCGCTGGGATACGCCGGCGGCCAGCAGCTCGAATTGATCCAACCCGTCTCAGGAGTGAACCTCTACACCGAATTCCTCGATGCGCACGGGCCCGGCCTTCACCACATTGCCTGGCTCCCAGACGATTTCGACGCGGCTATCGCCGACCTCAAGGCTGCGGGAACACAGATCCTCCAGGACGGCGTGTTCGAAGGCGTCGGTATGGAGTTCGCCTATATCGGAGGCGGTCCGATCGGGTCCTACGTCGAACTGATGAAACTGTCCGACGACATGCGTGCGATGTTCGACGGGCTGATCCCCGACGGCCACACCAATCCGTGGCAACGGACCGGCGACTGA
- a CDS encoding DUF4878 domain-containing protein has protein sequence MNFRKSVAGIALVGLTVFGVAACSNDSESESASSTTASATSQSAADTSGTATESGSTLESSTAQEILRTVLTPETAPADSAKLVDSTDPSIGAQLTGLSRGFTAAGYTPDKFTVTTVTVNGENKATANVEVASPHTPQPVAMPIDYVYIDGTWKLAGSSITDLASMGSTHGG, from the coding sequence ATGAACTTTCGCAAGAGTGTGGCCGGCATCGCCCTGGTCGGCCTGACCGTCTTCGGAGTCGCCGCGTGCAGCAACGACAGCGAGTCCGAATCCGCATCCTCGACCACGGCCTCGGCGACATCCCAGAGCGCTGCGGACACCTCCGGCACGGCCACCGAGTCGGGGTCGACCCTCGAGAGCTCCACCGCACAGGAGATCTTGCGCACGGTCCTCACGCCCGAGACCGCGCCTGCCGACTCGGCGAAGCTGGTCGACTCGACGGATCCGTCCATCGGCGCACAGCTGACCGGATTGTCGCGCGGCTTCACCGCCGCCGGTTACACACCGGACAAGTTCACCGTCACCACGGTGACGGTGAACGGAGAGAACAAGGCCACCGCGAACGTCGAGGTGGCGAGCCCGCACACCCCGCAGCCGGTGGCCATGCCCATCGACTACGTCTACATCGACGGCACCTGGAAGCTTGCGGGATCGTCCATCACCGACCTCGCCTCCATGGGGTCCACGCACGGCGGCTGA
- a CDS encoding non-ribosomal peptide synthetase, whose amino-acid sequence MPETIGIGQDLVVPEFTLGNEDRPAPEAPTQPSFPMTAAQRGIWYAHQFDSEVPLSVSAYVELRGPVDLDVLADAVHKTARDTESALLRVIETDDEPVLTVDRDREVELGYVDLRNDADPHAAALNWMKTHRLKPVDLVTDHLLETYVLQIADEHVIWYCWGHHLAFDGYGAMFMLTAVAAHYGAIVEGREYTPPTSASMLHISEMDREYRTSERFETDRQYWKDQLDAIDPDVAATARASLTRSEVLRRGAETDDLTAALTATIASSELSEELAADLRAAAKACGVRPASAITAIVALYLSGLTGRNETVISLPVAARTSDMLRVSAGMTSNVLPIEVPADPSMTIRELFAQANLHIKHGLKHQRFRHEDINRELLGDTGTERDFYGPMVNVMLFFSHIDFGSVSGEVHLLSTGPVEDLSFNVYENFGNQHIMLDLEANPNRYSPDEVHDHHRRIEALLTDIVRGDLDRTIAQVSTVPADERRQLLHVWNDTYRELPAQTLTELLDAAAEHHADQPALQAAETGAHPLTYAELARHTNRLARRLIAEGAGPESVVAVTLPRSVEQVVAIHAVIKSGAAYLPINPDDPADRIEHILGTAAPSIVLVAADQQAPETTATVLHVGLDDTSDVDHRAITDADRRAPLRPEHPAYVIFTSGSTGKPKGVTVSHRAITNRLQWMQHEYHIDQNDRVIQKTPATFDVSVWEFFWPLVAGAHLIVPTPDGHRDPWYLRDVMSAHAVTVAHFVPSMLAAFVSAFESDPQTADGRDGLDNLRLVFTSGEALATATAVRFRSVSNAPVNNLYGPTEAAVDVTFENDSASSTGASVPIGRPVWNTAVYVLDQQLRPQPVGAVGELYLAGTQLARGYVGRPDLTADRFVADPHQPGRRMYRTGDLVRWRADGTLDYIGRSDFQVKIRGQRIELGEVQAALTSAGGVGEAVVVVRVDPGTGDPMLVGYITPSGGASPDTVDIRRALRRTLPEFMIPSVIVELDQIPTTSNGKLDSRALPDPVFIPTQDATVAPRDDLELALCQLFSGILGRETVSAEASFFDLGGNSLLATKIVARLTALAGRRIGIKTLFAAPTPADLAEALRDMGVDESLIRPDRAVTTIKAVTTDHTRIPLSAAQQRVWFINRSDPESGAYNIPFRLTLRGTLDHDALAQALVDVAERQQVLRTVFPLDDDGPFQRVLPVDEVDLDLAETDVSRSDVERVSRELAGEGFDLGQQVPIRARLLRMSDTEHVLVVVLHHIAADGLSLAPLAGDLSIAYTARSAGHRPDWQPLPVQYSDFSIWQAEQLADDNSPDSIAAQLRYWSLTLADMPAQTDLPTDRPRPASPTMRAGGHTVELDADVHRGLLTAAQAPGEQTLFTVVHALIATLLRRMANDDDVAVGTPVGGRGDDALDQLVGMFVNTVVLRASISKSDSFDDLVSRLQAITVDALAHADAPFEQVVQAVNPDRSNPAHPLFQVSIALNENTDISLELPGLTVSAAPISAGVIKFDLQFTVTEQYTADGEPAGLDVEIDYAAELFDHATIRTLGKRLQQVARGVLADPTRPIGDINILGRAEEMALVPATGPTPRRARVLPDILAEAVSVNPDAVAVREAGRELTYLELDTRSDALAHLLIAEGIGPEDFVAIAVPRSLEWIIALWATAKTGAAWVPVDPRYPAERIDHILADSGAKLCLTVRNSPVAPPGTPAIAVDHPELLEQLRTTPDNPVRSHDRVGPLTLDNPAYLIYTSGTTGVPKGVVVSHHGLVDFTSEQVQRFGVETDSVTLHFASPSFDASVLEVLMAVGGA is encoded by the coding sequence ATGCCTGAAACCATCGGCATCGGCCAGGATCTGGTCGTCCCAGAGTTCACCTTGGGCAACGAGGACAGGCCGGCACCAGAGGCCCCTACACAACCGTCATTCCCGATGACCGCCGCTCAGCGCGGGATCTGGTACGCCCACCAGTTCGATTCCGAGGTTCCGCTGTCGGTGTCGGCTTATGTCGAACTGCGCGGGCCCGTGGACCTCGACGTACTGGCCGACGCCGTACACAAGACCGCCCGAGACACCGAGTCGGCGCTGCTGCGTGTTATCGAGACCGACGACGAGCCGGTACTGACCGTCGATCGCGACCGCGAGGTCGAGCTCGGCTACGTCGATCTTCGCAACGATGCCGATCCCCATGCCGCAGCTCTCAATTGGATGAAGACCCACCGACTCAAACCGGTGGATCTGGTCACCGACCACTTGCTCGAGACCTACGTACTCCAAATCGCCGACGAGCATGTGATCTGGTACTGCTGGGGTCATCACCTGGCCTTCGACGGCTACGGGGCCATGTTCATGCTCACCGCCGTCGCCGCACACTACGGTGCGATCGTCGAAGGGCGCGAGTACACACCCCCCACCTCCGCCTCGATGCTGCACATCTCCGAGATGGACCGCGAGTACCGCACATCAGAACGGTTCGAGACCGACCGCCAGTACTGGAAAGACCAGCTCGACGCCATCGACCCCGACGTCGCCGCGACCGCGCGGGCATCACTCACCCGCAGCGAGGTGCTGCGGCGTGGCGCCGAGACCGATGACCTGACCGCCGCCCTCACCGCCACCATCGCCTCTTCTGAGCTCAGCGAGGAACTCGCCGCGGACCTGCGTGCCGCGGCCAAGGCCTGTGGCGTGCGACCGGCCTCTGCGATCACTGCCATTGTCGCCCTGTACCTCTCCGGATTGACCGGCCGGAATGAGACCGTCATCAGTCTCCCCGTGGCCGCGCGCACCTCGGACATGCTGCGCGTGAGCGCCGGGATGACGTCCAATGTCCTGCCCATCGAGGTCCCCGCCGATCCGTCGATGACGATCCGTGAACTCTTCGCCCAGGCGAACCTGCACATCAAACACGGCCTCAAGCACCAGCGCTTCCGCCACGAGGACATCAACCGGGAGCTGCTCGGCGACACCGGCACCGAGCGGGACTTCTACGGGCCGATGGTCAACGTGATGCTGTTCTTCAGCCACATCGACTTCGGATCGGTCAGCGGTGAAGTGCACCTGCTGTCCACCGGGCCTGTCGAAGATCTGTCGTTCAACGTCTACGAGAACTTCGGCAATCAGCACATCATGCTCGACCTCGAAGCAAATCCCAATCGGTACTCGCCCGACGAGGTCCATGATCACCACCGGCGTATCGAGGCACTGCTCACCGACATCGTCCGCGGCGACCTCGACCGCACCATTGCGCAGGTCAGCACCGTACCCGCCGACGAGCGCAGACAGCTTCTGCACGTCTGGAACGACACCTACCGGGAGTTGCCGGCGCAGACGCTGACGGAGCTTCTGGATGCGGCCGCCGAACACCACGCCGATCAACCCGCCCTTCAGGCGGCCGAGACCGGCGCGCACCCACTCACGTACGCAGAGCTGGCACGGCATACGAACCGCCTTGCACGACGTCTCATCGCGGAGGGTGCGGGGCCTGAGTCGGTGGTGGCGGTGACGTTGCCCCGCAGCGTCGAACAGGTGGTCGCCATCCATGCGGTCATCAAATCCGGTGCCGCGTATCTACCGATCAACCCGGACGACCCTGCCGACCGCATCGAGCACATCCTGGGCACAGCCGCTCCGTCGATCGTGCTGGTCGCCGCCGATCAGCAGGCTCCCGAGACCACCGCGACCGTTCTCCACGTCGGCCTCGACGACACCTCGGACGTCGACCACCGGGCGATCACCGACGCCGACCGCCGCGCACCCTTGCGACCGGAGCACCCCGCGTACGTGATCTTCACCTCGGGTTCAACCGGTAAACCCAAGGGCGTCACCGTCAGTCATCGAGCGATCACAAACCGGCTGCAGTGGATGCAGCACGAATATCACATCGACCAGAACGACCGTGTCATCCAGAAGACCCCGGCCACCTTCGACGTATCGGTGTGGGAGTTCTTCTGGCCTCTGGTGGCCGGCGCGCATCTCATCGTGCCCACCCCTGACGGACATCGGGATCCGTGGTACCTGCGCGACGTCATGTCGGCACATGCCGTGACGGTCGCTCACTTCGTTCCTTCGATGCTCGCGGCCTTCGTCTCCGCGTTCGAGTCCGATCCGCAGACCGCAGACGGTCGCGATGGGCTCGACAACCTGCGGCTGGTCTTCACCAGTGGCGAGGCCCTCGCCACGGCGACTGCTGTGCGGTTCCGCAGCGTCAGCAATGCTCCGGTCAACAATCTCTACGGTCCCACCGAAGCCGCCGTCGACGTCACCTTCGAGAACGACAGCGCCTCGAGCACCGGCGCCTCCGTACCGATCGGTCGCCCGGTGTGGAACACCGCGGTGTATGTACTCGACCAGCAGCTTCGCCCCCAGCCTGTCGGCGCAGTCGGCGAACTGTACTTGGCCGGAACCCAACTGGCCCGTGGATACGTCGGACGCCCGGACCTGACGGCCGATCGGTTCGTGGCCGATCCCCATCAGCCGGGTCGACGGATGTACCGCACGGGCGACCTCGTCCGGTGGCGTGCAGACGGCACTCTCGACTACATCGGGCGCAGCGACTTCCAGGTGAAGATCCGCGGTCAGCGCATCGAACTCGGCGAGGTCCAGGCAGCGCTGACCTCCGCCGGAGGCGTCGGCGAGGCCGTGGTGGTCGTCCGCGTGGATCCGGGAACAGGCGATCCCATGCTCGTCGGCTACATCACGCCGTCGGGCGGAGCATCCCCCGACACGGTCGACATCCGCCGCGCACTCCGAAGGACATTGCCCGAGTTCATGATCCCGTCGGTGATCGTGGAACTCGACCAGATCCCCACCACGTCGAACGGCAAGCTCGACAGCCGAGCGTTGCCGGATCCAGTGTTCATCCCCACCCAGGACGCGACGGTCGCCCCTCGCGACGACCTCGAACTCGCACTGTGCCAATTGTTCTCGGGCATACTCGGACGAGAGACCGTCAGCGCCGAGGCATCATTCTTCGATCTCGGGGGCAATTCACTGCTCGCCACCAAGATCGTCGCCCGGTTGACCGCGCTGGCCGGCCGACGTATCGGCATCAAGACCCTGTTCGCGGCACCCACCCCTGCGGATCTGGCCGAGGCGTTGCGGGACATGGGCGTCGACGAGTCACTGATCCGACCCGATCGCGCCGTCACCACCATCAAGGCGGTCACCACCGATCACACCCGGATCCCGCTGTCGGCGGCCCAGCAGCGGGTGTGGTTCATCAACCGGTCAGATCCGGAGTCGGGCGCCTACAACATCCCGTTCCGCCTGACGCTTCGTGGCACGCTCGACCACGACGCACTGGCACAGGCACTGGTCGATGTAGCCGAACGTCAGCAGGTGCTGCGGACGGTGTTCCCACTCGACGACGACGGACCGTTCCAGCGCGTTCTGCCGGTGGACGAGGTGGACCTCGACCTCGCCGAGACCGACGTCAGCCGATCGGACGTCGAACGCGTGAGCCGTGAGCTGGCTGGTGAGGGCTTCGACCTCGGTCAGCAGGTCCCGATCCGTGCGCGACTGCTGCGCATGTCCGACACCGAACACGTGCTGGTTGTCGTCCTGCACCACATCGCGGCCGACGGCCTCTCACTTGCCCCGCTCGCGGGCGACCTGTCGATCGCTTACACCGCCCGCTCGGCCGGTCACCGACCCGACTGGCAGCCGCTACCGGTGCAGTACAGCGACTTCAGCATCTGGCAGGCCGAGCAGCTGGCCGATGACAACAGCCCCGATTCCATTGCGGCGCAACTACGTTACTGGTCGCTCACGCTCGCCGACATGCCGGCGCAGACCGATCTCCCGACAGACCGGCCGCGGCCGGCGAGCCCCACGATGCGTGCCGGTGGCCACACCGTCGAACTCGATGCCGACGTGCATCGCGGACTGCTCACTGCCGCGCAGGCGCCGGGCGAGCAGACGCTCTTCACCGTTGTCCACGCGTTGATCGCGACGTTGCTGCGCCGGATGGCCAACGACGACGACGTCGCGGTGGGCACACCGGTGGGTGGTCGCGGCGACGACGCACTCGACCAACTGGTCGGCATGTTCGTCAACACCGTCGTACTGCGCGCATCGATCAGCAAGTCGGACAGCTTCGACGATCTCGTATCCCGCCTGCAGGCCATCACGGTCGATGCACTGGCACACGCCGACGCCCCGTTCGAACAAGTGGTGCAGGCCGTCAATCCCGACCGGTCGAACCCAGCACATCCGCTGTTCCAGGTGAGTATTGCTCTCAACGAGAACACCGACATCTCCCTGGAACTGCCGGGTCTCACCGTGTCGGCTGCACCGATCAGCGCCGGGGTCATCAAGTTCGACCTCCAGTTCACCGTCACCGAGCAGTACACGGCGGACGGCGAGCCGGCCGGCCTTGATGTCGAGATCGACTACGCCGCAGAACTGTTCGACCACGCGACGATCCGCACACTGGGCAAACGACTGCAGCAGGTCGCCCGCGGCGTGCTCGCCGACCCCACCCGGCCGATCGGCGACATCAACATTCTCGGTCGCGCGGAGGAGATGGCGCTTGTACCGGCCACCGGTCCCACCCCACGCCGCGCGCGGGTGCTGCCGGACATCCTCGCCGAGGCGGTCTCGGTCAATCCCGACGCGGTCGCGGTCCGCGAAGCCGGCCGCGAACTCACCTATCTCGAACTCGACACCCGCTCGGACGCCCTCGCGCACCTCCTCATCGCGGAGGGCATCGGCCCGGAAGACTTCGTGGCCATCGCGGTCCCGCGTTCGCTCGAATGGATCATCGCGCTGTGGGCCACCGCCAAGACCGGCGCTGCCTGGGTGCCGGTGGATCCGCGGTATCCGGCCGAGCGCATCGACCACATCCTGGCTGATTCGGGGGCGAAACTGTGCCTCACCGTGCGGAACTCGCCGGTGGCGCCCCCTGGTACCCCCGCGATCGCAGTCGACCACCCCGAACTGCTCGAGCAACTGCGTACAACTCCGGACAACCCGGTCCGGTCACACGACCGGGTCGGCCCACTGACACTGGACAACCCTGCGTATCTCATCTACACCTCCGGGACCACCGGTGTGCCGAAGGGTGTGGTGGTCAGCCATCACGGCCTGGTCGACTTCACGTCCGAACAGGTGCAGCGGTTCGGTGTCGAGACCGACAGCGTCACACTGCACTTTGCTTCGCCGAGCTTCGACGCCTCCGTCCTCGAGGTCCTCATGGCGGTCGGCGGAGCCTGA
- a CDS encoding type Z 30S ribosomal protein S14: MAKKALVNKANKKPKFAVRGYTRCNRCGRPHSVFRKFGLCRICLREMAHAGELPGVQKSSW; this comes from the coding sequence ATGGCAAAAAAGGCTCTGGTCAACAAGGCCAACAAGAAGCCCAAGTTCGCCGTGCGTGGCTACACCCGCTGCAACCGTTGCGGTCGCCCGCACTCGGTGTTCCGCAAGTTCGGCCTGTGCCGAATCTGCCTGCGCGAGATGGCACACGCAGGCGAGCTGCCCGGCGTGCAGAAGAGCAGCTGGTGA
- a CDS encoding SDR family NAD(P)-dependent oxidoreductase translates to MIVDPLHKKVVFVTGASSGLGSAVVELFSARGAEVFGFARDADRLAAAFEGVPDGRFQIGDLVDAQQCRRAIAACVDRFGRIDALVNVAGAHTMRHTTEVTDDDWQRDLAVNLSGPFHLIQAALPQLIENRGSIVNVSSVAGVQGQAYSAGYCAAKHGLVGLTRALAVEYAHTGLRVNAVCPGGMLTPQVTDFAPPSNADFDLVMRAASPRGFADTADVAKLIAFLASDDAAAVHGAVYAADNGRSAD, encoded by the coding sequence ATGATTGTCGACCCACTGCACAAAAAAGTGGTCTTTGTCACTGGTGCCTCGTCCGGTCTGGGATCCGCTGTGGTCGAACTGTTTTCTGCGCGCGGCGCAGAAGTGTTCGGCTTCGCGCGTGATGCCGACCGCCTGGCGGCAGCGTTCGAGGGCGTGCCGGACGGCCGGTTTCAGATCGGCGACCTCGTCGATGCGCAGCAGTGTCGGCGTGCGATCGCAGCGTGTGTGGATCGGTTCGGCAGGATCGACGCACTCGTGAACGTCGCGGGCGCACACACCATGCGTCACACCACGGAGGTGACCGACGACGATTGGCAGCGCGATCTCGCTGTCAATCTGAGTGGTCCTTTTCATCTGATCCAGGCGGCATTGCCTCAGCTGATCGAGAACCGGGGGAGCATCGTCAACGTCTCGTCGGTGGCGGGGGTCCAGGGTCAGGCGTACTCAGCCGGCTACTGCGCTGCCAAACACGGTCTCGTCGGCCTCACCCGAGCGCTCGCCGTGGAGTACGCCCACACGGGACTGCGGGTCAATGCGGTGTGCCCGGGAGGGATGTTGACCCCTCAGGTGACAGACTTCGCGCCGCCCTCGAACGCCGACTTCGACCTGGTGATGCGAGCGGCGTCACCGCGAGGATTCGCCGACACCGCGGACGTGGCGAAATTGATCGCGTTCCTCGCCAGCGACGACGCCGCAGCCGTGCACGGTGCGGTCTACGCGGCCGACAACGGTCGGTCCGCGGACTGA
- a CDS encoding DUF4190 domain-containing protein yields the protein MTQGQESDRQRPDLAKPTPAGQTHSTEPIATDSWPSGHWPPYDPEKSGGFRDPLASLDPAYPPYPGAYPALTYPGGPYAYPVNPYATARPRTNSMANAAMICALISVPATFICLGALLAPAAVIMGFVGLGQMRKTGETGETQAWTGIAIGGLMTSFVLMLFMALALAIGS from the coding sequence ATGACACAAGGCCAGGAATCCGATCGTCAACGGCCTGATCTCGCCAAGCCCACGCCCGCCGGTCAAACGCACAGCACGGAGCCCATCGCCACCGACTCATGGCCGTCCGGCCACTGGCCGCCGTACGACCCAGAAAAATCGGGTGGATTCCGAGATCCCCTCGCGAGTCTCGACCCCGCGTATCCCCCGTACCCCGGCGCCTACCCGGCGCTGACGTACCCAGGCGGTCCCTACGCGTACCCGGTCAACCCGTATGCGACCGCCCGCCCCCGGACGAACTCGATGGCCAACGCGGCCATGATCTGCGCCCTCATCTCTGTACCCGCCACGTTCATCTGCCTGGGAGCGTTGCTCGCGCCCGCAGCAGTGATCATGGGCTTCGTCGGGTTGGGTCAGATGAGGAAGACCGGGGAGACGGGCGAGACCCAGGCATGGACAGGCATTGCCATCGGCGGCCTCATGACGTCATTTGTCCTCATGCTCTTCATGGCACTCGCGCTGGCGATCGGTTCCTGA
- a CDS encoding TetR/AcrR family transcriptional regulator, with product MTDTGTDRGKRELLDAAERLIATRGYEVPLRDIAIEAGHRNNSAVQYHFGNREGLIAAIVARRLGPMELVRSQMLKELAAQNKEPSIRDLISVLVLPILQMKGTHYARFLEVIRTAWPDETLQRHDTEWPKVLERLTKSIDADRAARTRRVAAVATAMFALIADYERRTEAGMQSDSEPDEIIDMLTAIVTAKIIR from the coding sequence GTGACGGATACCGGAACCGACCGTGGCAAACGGGAATTGCTCGATGCGGCCGAGAGATTGATCGCCACCCGCGGCTACGAGGTCCCGCTCCGCGACATCGCGATCGAAGCCGGACACCGCAACAACTCAGCCGTGCAGTATCACTTCGGGAACCGCGAGGGTCTGATCGCCGCGATCGTCGCCCGACGACTCGGACCGATGGAGCTCGTGCGGTCACAAATGCTGAAAGAGCTTGCCGCACAGAACAAAGAACCCAGCATCCGCGACCTGATCAGCGTCCTGGTCCTGCCCATCCTCCAGATGAAGGGCACCCACTACGCGCGCTTCCTCGAGGTGATCCGAACGGCCTGGCCGGACGAGACATTGCAGCGCCACGACACCGAATGGCCCAAAGTACTTGAACGACTGACCAAATCGATCGACGCGGATCGTGCGGCCCGTACCCGGCGGGTGGCAGCCGTCGCCACGGCGATGTTCGCGTTGATCGCCGACTACGAGCGGCGCACCGAAGCCGGCATGCAATCGGACTCCGAACCTGACGAAATCATAGATATGCTAACGGCAATCGTGACCGCGAAGATCATTCGATAA
- the rplN gene encoding 50S ribosomal protein L14, which translates to MIQQESRLRVADNTGAKEILCIRVLGGSSRRYAGIGDVIVATVKDAIPGGNVKRGEVVKAVIVRTTKERRRPDGSYIRFDENAAVIIKNESDPRGTRIFGPVGRELREKKFMKIVSLAPEVL; encoded by the coding sequence GTGATCCAGCAGGAGTCACGCCTGCGGGTCGCCGACAACACGGGTGCCAAGGAAATCTTGTGCATTCGCGTGCTCGGAGGCTCGTCACGGCGCTACGCCGGCATCGGTGACGTCATCGTCGCCACTGTCAAAGACGCCATCCCCGGCGGAAACGTCAAGCGGGGAGAGGTGGTCAAGGCGGTCATCGTGCGCACCACCAAGGAGCGCCGCCGTCCGGATGGTTCGTACATCCGTTTCGACGAGAATGCCGCCGTCATCATCAAGAACGAAAGCGATCCTCGCGGAACCCGCATCTTCGGCCCGGTCGGCCGTGAGCTGCGTGAGAAGAAGTTCATGAAGATCGTCTCGCTGGCTCCGGAGGTGCTCTGA